In the Sulfurovum zhangzhouensis genome, one interval contains:
- a CDS encoding 16S rRNA (uracil(1498)-N(3))-methyltransferase, with product MLYLYNTLAGQPSLILEGDDHRYIFKVRRHKVDDILYLRNLEDGLIHRYLITQMDKRNATLILQESKILEVKAKHDLHIGWCMIDPKSVEKVLPSLNEMGVAKITFIYCDRSQKSFKPDFKRWEKILLNSSQQSGRSEMMQFDISENLKAFIAENPQSYLLNFSEHTLSSGMTIDTIVIGCEGGLTEKEVALFAQERVVGFDTPLVLKSESAACAVASKILL from the coding sequence GTGTTATATCTTTATAATACTTTAGCAGGACAGCCTTCCTTGATATTGGAAGGAGATGATCATCGATATATTTTTAAGGTACGTCGCCATAAGGTAGATGATATCCTTTATCTGCGTAACTTAGAAGACGGTTTGATCCACCGCTATTTGATCACACAGATGGATAAACGTAACGCTACACTCATTCTTCAAGAGAGTAAAATACTCGAAGTAAAAGCAAAGCATGATCTTCATATAGGATGGTGTATGATCGATCCTAAGAGTGTAGAGAAAGTACTCCCGTCACTCAATGAGATGGGGGTGGCAAAGATCACTTTTATCTATTGTGACCGTTCGCAAAAAAGTTTCAAACCTGATTTTAAACGTTGGGAAAAGATACTGCTGAACTCTTCCCAACAGTCAGGGCGAAGCGAGATGATGCAGTTTGATATTTCTGAGAATCTAAAAGCATTTATTGCTGAAAATCCTCAAAGTTATCTTTTGAACTTTTCAGAACATACTCTCTCATCCGGAATGACTATTGATACGATAGTGATCGGTTGCGAAGGTGGATTGACCGAGAAAGAAGTGGCACTTTTTGCACAGGAGAGAGTGGTAGGATTTGATACACCGCTGGTGCTTAAAAGTGAAAGTGCGGCATGTGCAGTAGCTTCAAAAATACTACTCTAA
- the rpmE gene encoding 50S ribosomal protein L31, with amino-acid sequence MRKDIHPDYKACEVTCACGNKFEIKSDKETMSIDICNECHPFFTGSEKIVDATGRVEKFKKKFNLQ; translated from the coding sequence ATGAGAAAAGATATTCACCCAGATTACAAAGCATGTGAAGTAACATGTGCATGTGGTAACAAATTTGAGATCAAATCAGATAAAGAAACAATGAGTATCGATATCTGTAATGAGTGTCACCCATTCTTCACAGGTTCTGAGAAGATCGTGGATGCTACAGGTAGAGTTGAGAAGTTTAAGAAGAAATTCAACCTTCAGTAA
- a CDS encoding DUF4395 domain-containing protein, translating into MNLQSFLWEYGAKVPGYDIRVINEREARAAAGILGMLGMIVIFVGIGFNHIIVARVYLAFLFIDFTARIISPNYSPSLLLGKFIVQNQKPEYVGGLQKRFAWTLGWLISIPMVWWFVIHWDITFYKVLICVLCLVLTFLESAFSICVGCMIYKVLTRVDPVHCPGGACEIRIKEPIQMFNPVQKMITALTMIGLVVGTYFFIAYSEPKTFFGEFLHEAVLTNAQLEKQKEEAYQREIENEFGDDDE; encoded by the coding sequence TTGAACTTACAAAGTTTTTTATGGGAATATGGAGCAAAAGTCCCTGGATATGATATCAGGGTTATTAATGAAAGAGAAGCAAGAGCTGCAGCAGGAATACTTGGAATGCTGGGGATGATTGTCATCTTTGTCGGTATAGGATTTAACCACATTATAGTAGCAAGAGTCTATCTGGCATTTTTATTTATTGATTTTACGGCAAGAATTATAAGTCCGAACTATTCTCCCTCTTTGCTTTTGGGAAAATTTATTGTACAAAATCAAAAGCCTGAGTATGTAGGCGGATTACAAAAACGCTTTGCATGGACACTGGGCTGGCTTATCTCCATTCCTATGGTCTGGTGGTTTGTTATACACTGGGATATTACTTTTTACAAAGTTCTAATCTGTGTACTTTGTCTTGTACTTACATTTTTAGAAAGTGCTTTTTCCATATGTGTGGGCTGTATGATATACAAAGTTCTCACTAGAGTGGATCCGGTACATTGTCCGGGAGGTGCATGCGAAATACGTATCAAAGAGCCTATTCAAATGTTTAATCCGGTACAAAAAATGATTACTGCCTTAACTATGATCGGGCTTGTAGTAGGAACGTACTTCTTTATCGCGTATTCCGAGCCAAAAACATTCTTCGGAGAGTTCCTTCATGAAGCGGTGTTGACAAATGCACAACTTGAAAAACAGAAGGAAGAAGCGTACCAAAGAGAGATAGAAAATGAATTTGGAGATGATGACGAGTAG
- a CDS encoding molybdopterin oxidoreductase family protein, translating to MTKKFDGEKQDIESVCTYCGVGCDITAQVENNKIVKIYAQKDGVVSQGKLCIKGKYGYDFVDSKNRIREPRIKKSFLEKNPTLAQKYAGKLSEFSAEYMTCDVDTATSIAAEKLQEVKETFGGDSFCAIGGARTSCESAYSFQKFCRETMESPHVDNCARVCHSPSLKGMRTTIGEGAATNPYNDIYETEFMVVIGSNTMEAHPIIANRIIDMARTHNNLAVIDVRETKLAKLAKHNCIIPYETNLLVLNMMAHVIINEELYDESFIANRTKGFDEFKEKILNDPYANPKFMEKIEGYEYLAKMIPNIAREYAVKKSMIFWGLGITEHLDGSYAVMAITHLALMTGNVGKTGAGLMPLRGQNNVQGACDMGCLPYFAPDYQQPKVEGLMTPQLVDAMLDGKIKALLNMGEDITHIHPNLNKIDKAIEQLEFLMVQELFMTDIAQRADIVIGVRSAYEKTGVYVNAMRRLHLSQPLVKSDLPDDWEVLTEMAKKLGDGENFDFKTSEDVWNEVRKVAPRRFSGADYYRLERHRKRGMQWPIYHEDTPVLHLLDFRTEDGLGKYVYKQYQLRGMVQSILEKTFFDDSLNGFYLTTGRTLAHYNNAAQTKQTESLYSKHSEDVVLASVEDEGKFGDKIILKSEYGESEALTVKYTDKVKPKTLFCTFHHAKSRINAVFGDESDELILTARFKSVKVDILPVGDEIACG from the coding sequence ATGACTAAAAAATTTGACGGTGAAAAGCAGGACATAGAGAGCGTATGTACCTATTGTGGTGTTGGATGTGACATCACAGCACAGGTAGAGAACAACAAGATCGTGAAGATCTATGCACAAAAAGACGGTGTGGTTTCACAAGGAAAGCTTTGTATCAAAGGAAAGTACGGGTATGACTTTGTCGATTCAAAAAATCGTATCAGAGAGCCTCGTATCAAGAAGAGCTTTTTGGAAAAAAACCCGACATTGGCTCAGAAGTATGCAGGCAAACTCAGCGAATTCAGTGCAGAGTATATGACCTGTGATGTGGATACGGCTACCAGTATCGCAGCAGAAAAACTTCAGGAGGTCAAAGAGACATTCGGTGGAGACAGTTTCTGTGCGATCGGTGGTGCAAGAACCTCGTGTGAATCCGCTTACAGTTTCCAGAAGTTCTGCCGTGAGACGATGGAGTCTCCGCACGTAGACAATTGTGCAAGAGTCTGTCACTCACCATCACTCAAAGGGATGAGAACAACGATCGGTGAGGGGGCTGCAACAAACCCGTATAATGATATCTATGAAACAGAATTCATGGTAGTGATCGGTTCCAATACCATGGAAGCACACCCTATCATTGCAAATCGTATCATCGATATGGCAAGAACCCATAACAATCTTGCCGTCATTGATGTACGTGAGACCAAACTGGCAAAACTTGCGAAACACAACTGTATCATCCCTTATGAAACGAACCTGTTGGTACTCAATATGATGGCGCATGTGATCATCAATGAAGAGCTTTATGATGAAAGTTTTATCGCTAACCGTACCAAAGGTTTTGATGAGTTCAAAGAAAAGATACTGAACGATCCGTATGCCAATCCAAAATTCATGGAAAAGATCGAAGGGTATGAGTATCTGGCAAAGATGATCCCGAATATTGCCAGAGAGTATGCGGTCAAGAAGTCAATGATCTTCTGGGGCCTTGGTATCACTGAGCATCTGGATGGATCGTATGCGGTCATGGCAATCACACACCTGGCATTGATGACCGGCAATGTCGGAAAGACAGGTGCAGGGCTTATGCCGCTTCGTGGACAGAACAACGTCCAGGGTGCATGTGATATGGGATGTCTGCCTTACTTTGCACCAGATTATCAGCAGCCAAAAGTAGAGGGTCTTATGACACCGCAACTTGTTGATGCGATGCTGGATGGGAAGATCAAAGCGCTGCTGAATATGGGTGAGGATATCACACATATCCATCCAAATCTCAACAAGATAGACAAAGCGATCGAACAGCTTGAGTTCTTGATGGTACAAGAGCTCTTTATGACAGATATCGCGCAGCGTGCAGATATCGTGATCGGTGTAAGAAGTGCGTATGAGAAGACCGGTGTCTATGTCAATGCGATGAGAAGACTGCATCTTTCACAGCCATTAGTGAAGTCTGATCTTCCTGATGACTGGGAAGTACTGACGGAGATGGCGAAAAAGCTTGGAGACGGTGAGAACTTTGACTTTAAAACCAGTGAAGATGTCTGGAATGAGGTTAGAAAAGTGGCACCAAGACGTTTCTCAGGAGCGGACTACTATAGATTGGAGCGTCACAGAAAACGCGGTATGCAATGGCCGATCTATCATGAAGATACACCGGTACTTCACCTTCTTGACTTCCGTACCGAGGATGGACTTGGAAAGTATGTCTATAAGCAGTATCAGCTTCGAGGAATGGTTCAATCCATTTTGGAGAAAACTTTCTTTGATGACTCATTGAACGGTTTCTACCTGACTACCGGACGTACTTTGGCACACTATAACAATGCTGCACAGACTAAGCAGACCGAGAGTCTCTATAGCAAACATAGTGAAGATGTGGTTCTGGCTTCTGTAGAAGATGAAGGAAAGTTTGGTGATAAGATTATCCTTAAAAGTGAGTATGGTGAGAGTGAAGCACTTACAGTCAAATATACGGACAAAGTGAAGCCAAAAACACTCTTTTGTACCTTCCACCATGCTAAAAGCCGTATCAATGCCGTGTTTGGAGATGAGTCAGATGAGTTGATCCTTACTGCTCGTTTCAAGTCGGTAAAAGTGGATATCCTTCCTGTGGGTGATGAGATCGCCTGCGGGTAA
- a CDS encoding YajQ family cyclic di-GMP-binding protein: MAKDHYFDISAKLDMMEMKNAVVMAEKEVATRFDFKGVKAEIDLNEKAKTLSLSSSSDSKIDALKDILISKLIKRDIAGKSLEEVKTEGISGGNTKVIYRIVDTIDKDEAKKIVKAIKDSKLKVTPSIQGDEVRVSGKKIDDLQAVMKVVRELDLKAPLTFGNFK, encoded by the coding sequence ATGGCAAAAGATCACTATTTTGATATCAGCGCGAAGCTGGATATGATGGAAATGAAGAATGCTGTCGTGATGGCAGAAAAAGAGGTAGCGACGCGTTTTGACTTCAAAGGGGTCAAAGCAGAGATCGATCTTAACGAAAAAGCAAAGACTTTATCACTTAGCTCTTCTTCAGATAGTAAGATCGATGCACTCAAAGATATCCTTATCTCAAAGTTGATCAAAAGAGATATCGCAGGTAAGTCTCTTGAAGAGGTAAAGACGGAAGGGATCAGCGGAGGCAATACCAAGGTGATCTACCGTATCGTTGATACGATCGATAAAGATGAAGCCAAAAAGATCGTCAAAGCGATCAAAGACAGCAAACTTAAAGTGACGCCTTCTATTCAGGGTGATGAAGTACGTGTCAGTGGTAAAAAGATCGATGATCTTCAAGCGGTCATGAAGGTAGTCAGAGAGCTTGATCTCAAAGCACCGCTTACTTTCGGAAATTTCAAATAA
- a CDS encoding aminotransferase class I/II-fold pyridoxal phosphate-dependent enzyme, which yields MFDEIQFEKINQLPKYVFAAIDELKAQAKEEGRDVVDFSMGNPDQDTPPQIVESLIEHVRTAGTHGYSAGSGKGLLALREAICNWYKRKYDVDLDPEREAVATMGSKDGFFHMVQAVTNPGDIALVPDPTYPIHAYAFSINGAKPIGIKIPFNEENYEVDEAKYLELIESTIDLQHAPVKYVLVNFPHNPSTATVTLDFYEKLVALAKKKRFYVISDIAYADIAFDGYKSPSILQVEGAKDVAVEAYTLSKSYNMAGWRVGFLVGNKSLVGALQKLKSWIDYGMFTPVQLAAADTLNKYYAIADEETAPRYQRRRDYLVKAFNEAGWNIGTPNASMFIWARIPDQCMHMGSLKFSEELIKKADMAVSPGIAFGDDSHVRIALIADEDRIQQAADKLKVFLEEMK from the coding sequence ATGTTTGACGAAATTCAATTTGAAAAGATAAATCAACTGCCAAAGTATGTCTTTGCAGCGATCGATGAGCTTAAAGCGCAAGCAAAAGAAGAAGGTAGAGATGTTGTAGATTTTTCTATGGGGAACCCTGATCAGGATACCCCGCCGCAGATCGTAGAGTCTTTGATAGAACATGTACGTACAGCAGGAACACATGGATATAGTGCAGGAAGCGGAAAAGGTCTTTTGGCACTAAGAGAAGCGATCTGTAACTGGTATAAAAGAAAATATGATGTTGACCTTGACCCGGAACGTGAAGCAGTAGCGACAATGGGTAGTAAAGACGGGTTTTTCCATATGGTTCAGGCAGTGACAAATCCTGGAGATATCGCTTTAGTACCTGATCCTACTTACCCGATCCATGCTTATGCATTCAGTATCAACGGTGCGAAACCTATCGGTATTAAAATACCTTTCAATGAAGAGAACTATGAAGTAGACGAGGCTAAATATCTTGAATTGATCGAATCAACAATCGATCTTCAACACGCACCGGTAAAGTATGTACTTGTGAATTTCCCGCACAACCCTAGTACAGCTACAGTGACGCTTGATTTTTATGAGAAATTAGTGGCTCTTGCTAAGAAGAAGCGTTTTTATGTAATTTCTGATATTGCGTATGCTGATATCGCATTTGACGGTTATAAATCACCGTCTATCCTTCAGGTAGAGGGAGCAAAAGATGTTGCAGTAGAAGCTTATACTCTTTCAAAATCATATAATATGGCTGGATGGAGAGTTGGTTTCCTTGTTGGTAACAAAAGCTTGGTAGGAGCACTTCAGAAGCTAAAAAGCTGGATTGATTACGGTATGTTTACACCGGTACAATTGGCTGCAGCTGATACACTGAACAAATACTATGCAATCGCTGATGAAGAGACGGCACCACGTTATCAAAGAAGAAGAGACTACCTGGTCAAAGCGTTCAATGAAGCAGGATGGAATATCGGTACGCCAAATGCAAGTATGTTCATCTGGGCACGTATTCCTGATCAATGTATGCATATGGGTTCACTCAAGTTCTCAGAAGAGCTTATCAAAAAAGCAGATATGGCAGTGAGCCCTGGTATCGCATTCGGTGATGATTCACATGTGCGTATTGCACTGATCGCTGATGAAGATCGTATCCAGCAAGCTGCAGATAAGTTGAAAGTATTTTTAGAGGAAATGAAGTAA
- a CDS encoding homoserine dehydrogenase → MVKIGILGVGTVGQSVANILESNADILEARAGKKIVAKSGVVKNLSKKRDVNITLSDNPLDVIDDPEIDIVVELMGGIEEPYELVKRALKNGKAVVTANKALLAYHRYELQELAGDLPLMYEASTAGGIPIIGALRNGLAANHIESIQGIMNGTCNYMLTKMIKEGAKYDEILKEAQELGYAEADPTFDVGGFDAAHKLLILSSIAYGIDAKPEDIVIEGIENITQTDVEFAKEFGYEIKLLGIAKRADNGVELRVHATMIPQESMIAKVDGVMNAVTVVGDRVGETMFYGPGAGGDATASAVIADIVDIVRGNQGPMLGYKKGLESGLKLLPKEEIRSHYYLRMSVDDKKGVLAEVTQLLSNLDISIEAMMQNPDSDHDACVELLFITHECQEKMIQEAIIALEKLDVIHGKVAMIRIEQ, encoded by the coding sequence ATGGTTAAAATCGGGATTCTCGGAGTAGGGACAGTCGGTCAAAGCGTTGCAAATATCTTGGAGTCAAATGCTGACATCCTTGAAGCTAGAGCAGGCAAAAAGATCGTAGCAAAGTCTGGTGTAGTTAAGAACCTCTCTAAAAAAAGAGATGTCAACATCACCCTCTCTGACAATCCACTCGATGTAATTGACGATCCTGAGATCGATATCGTTGTAGAGCTTATGGGTGGTATAGAAGAACCCTATGAACTGGTCAAAAGAGCACTCAAAAACGGTAAGGCGGTAGTGACTGCTAATAAAGCATTGCTTGCGTATCATAGATATGAACTTCAAGAACTTGCCGGTGATCTCCCACTAATGTATGAAGCAAGTACAGCCGGTGGTATCCCTATCATTGGTGCATTGCGTAACGGGCTTGCAGCCAATCATATCGAATCAATCCAGGGGATCATGAACGGTACATGTAACTATATGCTTACCAAAATGATCAAAGAGGGTGCCAAGTATGATGAGATCCTCAAAGAAGCTCAAGAGCTTGGATATGCTGAAGCGGACCCGACTTTTGATGTAGGCGGATTCGATGCCGCACATAAACTACTTATACTCTCTTCTATCGCCTATGGTATCGATGCGAAACCTGAAGATATCGTGATAGAGGGTATCGAGAATATTACTCAAACTGATGTTGAATTTGCCAAAGAGTTCGGTTATGAGATCAAACTTTTGGGAATTGCCAAAAGAGCAGATAACGGCGTTGAACTACGTGTACATGCTACGATGATCCCTCAAGAATCTATGATCGCTAAAGTAGACGGGGTAATGAATGCCGTGACTGTAGTGGGAGACAGAGTAGGGGAGACGATGTTCTATGGTCCGGGTGCAGGTGGTGATGCAACGGCTTCAGCAGTGATTGCGGATATCGTTGATATCGTACGTGGAAACCAAGGACCGATGCTTGGATATAAAAAAGGTCTTGAGTCCGGTTTGAAACTGTTGCCAAAAGAAGAGATACGGTCGCACTACTATCTTCGTATGAGCGTGGATGATAAAAAAGGAGTCCTTGCTGAAGTGACACAGCTTCTAAGCAACCTTGATATCTCTATAGAGGCAATGATGCAAAATCCTGACAGTGATCATGATGCATGTGTGGAATTACTTTTTATCACACATGAGTGCCAAGAGAAGATGATACAAGAAGCGATCATAGCGCTTGAAAAACTTGATGTAATTCATGGAAAAGTTGCGATGATAAGGATAGAACAGTAA
- the rlmB gene encoding 23S rRNA (guanosine(2251)-2'-O)-methyltransferase RlmB — MIIYGKQVCFYALEHKEEEIQTVYIAKKGILPQPLFHKYHDKIKFLEPKWAQAMAKGGNHQGILVEMTPFEQTSFAKIKQSDFIVVLDGLTDVGNIGAIVRSAYALGVDAIIASGVNQLNFAAIARTSAGALLDMPFMISDNILDNINELKQVGYRFYGASMDGEAVQGCSFAPKRVLVMGSEDKGLSKKVLSKIDTTVSITMQHAFDSLNVSAAAAILIHRMVYAVK, encoded by the coding sequence ATGATCATTTATGGAAAACAAGTCTGTTTTTATGCGCTGGAGCATAAAGAAGAAGAGATTCAAACTGTCTATATTGCTAAGAAAGGGATCCTTCCTCAGCCTTTGTTTCACAAGTATCACGATAAGATCAAGTTTTTAGAACCAAAGTGGGCGCAAGCGATGGCCAAAGGCGGCAATCACCAGGGAATTCTGGTGGAGATGACACCTTTTGAGCAAACAAGTTTTGCAAAGATCAAACAAAGTGATTTTATCGTGGTACTTGATGGGCTTACAGATGTTGGAAATATCGGTGCGATTGTAAGAAGTGCTTATGCCTTGGGAGTAGATGCGATTATTGCTTCAGGTGTCAACCAGCTTAACTTTGCAGCCATTGCACGAACGAGTGCAGGTGCATTGCTTGATATGCCTTTTATGATCAGTGACAATATTTTGGACAATATCAACGAGCTTAAGCAAGTGGGATACCGTTTCTACGGAGCATCGATGGATGGTGAGGCCGTACAGGGGTGTAGCTTTGCACCCAAGAGAGTTCTGGTAATGGGAAGTGAAGATAAAGGGCTTTCAAAAAAGGTTCTTTCAAAGATAGATACAACAGTATCTATCACGATGCAGCATGCTTTTGATTCACTGAATGTGAGTGCAGCAGCCGCTATATTAATACACAGGATGGTATATGCAGTTAAGTGA
- the rsmI gene encoding 16S rRNA (cytidine(1402)-2'-O)-methyltransferase, producing MLTFIPTPIGNPQDITIRAMKLFEEAELFLCEDTRETKKLLRLLEERFDMVYPDADFVSFNEHNGHERLEEYGKILESKNVVYVSDAGMPIISDPGQILVEYCQENGLKYDVLPGASAVTTAYAASGFSEGKFLFYAFLPHKGKERAIALAEAMKNGFNTVLYESPHRLEKLLEEVVAADENRELFLAKELSKKYQRYYRGSAKELSEQLKNETIRGEWVVVISAKKCVEKSLSFSEVLALDLPPKPKAKLLSMLSDKSVKEWYQELINT from the coding sequence ATGTTAACTTTCATACCAACCCCCATCGGAAACCCCCAAGACATTACCATTAGAGCTATGAAGCTTTTTGAAGAAGCTGAACTTTTTTTATGTGAAGATACCAGAGAAACTAAAAAACTTTTAAGACTTCTTGAAGAGCGTTTTGACATGGTTTATCCTGATGCAGATTTTGTCTCTTTTAATGAGCATAACGGCCACGAACGTCTCGAAGAGTACGGAAAAATACTGGAAAGTAAAAATGTAGTGTATGTCAGTGATGCAGGTATGCCTATCATCTCAGATCCGGGTCAGATACTTGTAGAGTATTGTCAAGAAAACGGTCTTAAGTATGATGTGCTTCCGGGTGCTAGCGCCGTGACTACGGCATATGCGGCATCAGGTTTTTCAGAAGGAAAGTTTCTTTTTTATGCTTTTTTACCACATAAAGGTAAAGAGCGGGCGATTGCATTGGCTGAAGCAATGAAAAATGGTTTTAATACTGTACTCTATGAGTCACCTCACAGGCTTGAAAAGCTTTTGGAGGAAGTGGTTGCAGCGGATGAAAACAGAGAGCTCTTTTTAGCCAAAGAACTCAGTAAAAAGTATCAACGTTACTATCGCGGCAGTGCAAAAGAGTTAAGCGAACAGTTAAAAAACGAGACAATACGGGGTGAGTGGGTCGTAGTAATCAGTGCAAAAAAATGTGTCGAAAAAAGTCTCTCTTTTTCTGAGGTTTTAGCACTGGATCTTCCCCCAAAGCCCAAGGCGAAATTACTCTCTATGTTAAGTGACAAGAGTGTAAAAGAATGGTATCAAGAACTGATAAACACTTAA